From a single Oxalobacter vibrioformis genomic region:
- a CDS encoding YdcF family protein codes for MLNKRIRILFLVLAMPLVLCLSVGGLIAWKGFSDRVFMADVGVVLGNHVYADGTPSPRLASRLDKAAELYRKGFIPLIIVSGGRGKNKREEAPAMKQYLVGQGIPAGDIVEDPNGVDTRQTAVFTAAFLKQNGLKSAIAVSQYFHLPRCELAFEMEGVPEVGTAHADYREWREIYSLLREIPGWLAYRLRLK; via the coding sequence ATGCTAAATAAACGGATCCGCATTCTTTTCCTTGTTTTGGCCATGCCCCTTGTGCTTTGCCTGTCTGTTGGAGGCCTTATTGCCTGGAAAGGTTTCAGTGACAGGGTTTTTATGGCCGATGTCGGGGTTGTGCTGGGCAACCATGTTTATGCCGATGGAACGCCATCTCCCCGCCTGGCATCCCGTCTGGACAAGGCAGCCGAACTGTACAGGAAAGGATTTATCCCTCTTATTATTGTCAGTGGTGGAAGAGGGAAAAACAAACGGGAAGAAGCGCCTGCCATGAAGCAATATCTTGTCGGGCAGGGGATTCCCGCAGGGGATATCGTGGAAGACCCGAATGGGGTGGATACCCGTCAGACAGCCGTGTTTACGGCCGCTTTTCTGAAGCAGAACGGATTAAAAAGTGCGATTGCGGTCAGCCAGTATTTCCATTTGCCGCGGTGTGAACTGGCCTTTGAAATGGAAGGGGTGCCTGAAGTTGGTACGGCTCACGCTGATTACCGCGAGTGGCGGGAAATCTATTCACTGCTGCGCGAGATTCCCGGCTGGCTGGCATACCGTTTAAGGCTCAAGTAG
- a CDS encoding ankyrin repeat domain-containing protein has translation MKPFPRMRFIIALGGMLFALTGSLAFAQVSSVTVEDIARLVHERKMQELAKIPLKGFYLICAYGTRADVQKALKAGADPNAGDPEHGGTPPLTMAAGNNPDPAVVTLLLKAGADIRHRGENYNRTALHQVILFNKNALPVVKALLKGKPDLYVIDIQYNTALDYAIAGKTGKNKVFDGKPREDIMLPLLDAAASLPFTLADMDQKTFYTRKLRLYATAYRSGENGGKMNPKVLAGFKKAGADMDAVKPH, from the coding sequence ATGAAACCCTTTCCACGCATGCGTTTCATCATCGCCCTGGGCGGGATGCTTTTTGCCCTGACAGGCAGCCTGGCTTTTGCCCAGGTCAGCAGTGTGACGGTCGAAGATATTGCCCGGCTGGTTCACGAAAGAAAGATGCAGGAACTGGCCAAGATACCGCTGAAGGGGTTTTACCTGATCTGTGCCTATGGCACCCGTGCCGATGTTCAGAAAGCCCTCAAGGCAGGAGCAGACCCGAACGCCGGAGACCCGGAGCATGGCGGCACCCCTCCTTTGACAATGGCGGCAGGAAACAATCCTGACCCGGCTGTGGTTACCCTGCTGCTCAAGGCAGGCGCAGACATCAGGCACAGGGGGGAAAACTACAATCGTACCGCCCTTCACCAGGTAATCCTCTTCAATAAAAATGCCCTGCCTGTGGTCAAGGCGCTTCTCAAGGGAAAGCCTGATTTGTATGTGATTGATATCCAGTACAATACCGCCCTGGATTATGCGATTGCCGGAAAAACAGGCAAAAACAAAGTCTTTGACGGCAAACCCCGGGAAGACATCATGCTGCCCCTGCTGGATGCGGCCGCCTCCCTGCCTTTCACGCTTGCCGACATGGATCAGAAAACCTTCTACACCCGCAAGCTGCGCCTGTATGCTACAGCATACCGTTCAGGAGAAAATGGCGGAAAAATGAATCCGAAAGTGCTTGCAGGTTTTAAGAAGGCTGGAGCCGATATGGATGCGGTCAAACCGCACTAG
- a CDS encoding IS3 family transposase (programmed frameshift), translating into MSKYPEAFKLKVINYYLSGQGGTIRTAQQFGIPRINVRTWICAYERNGVEGLSHRGRRYDGQFRRQVVEHMHEHDLSLNATAKHFNVLFSTVALWDKIYRERGTDALLNTKRGRPSPMSQPHKKPPASKLDEEKSPKELLAEVRYLRAEVDYLKKLKALAQPREAVCAKVKAQIVDELRQKHALYDLLRVALLSRSTFYYHCKKKAEPDRYALEKRAIQSTFHQHKGRYGYRRITCVMRQQGYMINHKTVQKLMKQLNLASFIRIKKYRSYKGHVGQVVPNLLQRQFAAGQPNRKWVTDVTEFNVSGEKLYLSPVMDLYNNEIVSCELARRPHFDMVQKMLSEAISRLKPGDMPLLHSDQGWQYQMKPYQKILQRHEITQSMSRKGNCLDNAAMESFFGTLKSECFYIKKFDSVEQLESEIREYIHYYNHDRISLKLNGLSPVQFRTQSNLSP; encoded by the exons ATGTCAAAATATCCCGAGGCATTCAAATTAAAAGTTATTAACTATTATCTATCCGGACAAGGCGGTACCATCAGGACGGCCCAGCAATTTGGCATACCTAGAATAAACGTTCGCACCTGGATATGTGCCTACGAGCGAAATGGCGTTGAAGGCCTGAGCCATCGAGGCCGCCGTTATGATGGCCAATTCAGGCGCCAGGTTGTAGAACACATGCATGAACACGATCTTTCATTAAATGCGACTGCCAAGCATTTCAATGTCTTGTTTAGCACAGTCGCCTTATGGGATAAAATCTACCGTGAAAGAGGCACAGATGCCTTGTTAAACACCAAACGAGGGCGCCCATCCCCCATGTCCCAGCCCCATAAAAAGCCGCCTGCTTCAAAGCTGGATGAAGAAAAAAGTCCAAAGGAGCTGCTGGCCGAAGTCAGATATCTTCGTGCCGAGGTTGATTACCTAAAAAAGCTCAAAGCCTTAGCTCAGC CAAGGGAAGCTGTCTGCGCCAAAGTCAAGGCGCAAATAGTTGATGAGTTAAGGCAGAAACATGCACTTTATGATTTGCTGAGAGTGGCTCTCCTTTCCCGGAGCACCTTTTACTACCATTGCAAAAAGAAAGCGGAGCCGGACAGGTATGCCTTGGAAAAGCGAGCCATCCAGAGTACCTTTCATCAGCACAAAGGGCGTTATGGCTATCGCCGGATCACTTGTGTCATGAGACAACAAGGCTACATGATTAACCACAAGACAGTCCAAAAGCTGATGAAGCAGCTAAACCTGGCATCCTTCATTCGCATCAAAAAATATCGTTCTTACAAGGGGCATGTCGGGCAGGTTGTGCCCAACCTGCTGCAAAGGCAATTTGCAGCAGGGCAGCCGAATCGGAAATGGGTAACGGATGTGACTGAATTCAATGTTTCTGGAGAAAAGCTTTATCTGTCACCAGTCATGGACTTGTATAACAACGAGATCGTTTCCTGTGAGCTCGCCAGGCGTCCTCACTTTGATATGGTACAAAAGATGCTCTCAGAAGCAATCTCCCGTCTAAAACCGGGCGATATGCCACTACTCCACTCTGATCAGGGATGGCAATATCAAATGAAACCCTACCAAAAAATCCTGCAACGGCATGAAATCACCCAGAGCATGTCGCGCAAGGGAAACTGTCTGGATAATGCGGCGATGGAGAGTTTCTTCGGTACGCTGAAGTCAGAGTGCTTTTATATCAAAAAGTTTGATTCTGTCGAACAACTGGAATCAGAAATAAGGGAGTATATCCACTACTATAATCACGATAGAATCTCTTTGAAACTAAATGGCCTGAGTCCTGTGCAATTCAGAACTCAATCCAATTTGTCCCCTTAA
- the gloA gene encoding lactoylglutathione lyase, whose amino-acid sequence MRFLHTMIRVGDLQRSIDFYTNVLGMKLLRTMDNPEFEYTLAYLGYGSNPEHAELELTWNYGVSSYDMGTAYGHIALGTENIYTFCDSIRAKGAKITREPGPVKGGTTVIAFLEDPDGYRIELIET is encoded by the coding sequence ATGCGCTTTCTTCATACGATGATCAGGGTAGGTGACCTGCAGCGGTCGATTGATTTTTATACCAATGTGCTGGGCATGAAACTCTTGCGGACCATGGATAACCCAGAGTTTGAGTACACCCTGGCTTATCTGGGCTATGGCAGCAATCCCGAGCATGCTGAACTGGAGCTCACCTGGAATTACGGGGTTTCCAGCTATGACATGGGCACAGCCTATGGACATATCGCCTTGGGTACCGAGAATATTTATACTTTCTGTGACAGCATCCGGGCAAAGGGTGCCAAAATCACCAGGGAACCCGGCCCTGTCAAGGGCGGCACGACTGTGATTGCCTTTCTGGAAGACCCGGATGGCTACCGGATCGAGCTGATAGAGACATGA
- the nrdG gene encoding anaerobic ribonucleoside-triphosphate reductase activating protein — translation MSNIISETIRVAGIENDSITDGPGLRFTLFVQGCPRVCPGCHNPQSIPLEGGERYTTEDLIGRIRNNPLLTGVTFSGGEPLIQAVALLPLAKMIHEDNLDLAIYTGYTFEEILRENDPEVLALLSFADILIDGPYIIRKRNLSLRFRGSGNQRILDVPKSLAAREAVWTDDNDWTGE, via the coding sequence GTGTCAAACATAATATCTGAGACCATTCGTGTTGCGGGCATAGAAAATGACTCGATAACAGACGGCCCCGGGCTGCGCTTTACACTCTTTGTCCAGGGATGCCCACGGGTATGCCCTGGATGTCACAACCCCCAGTCCATTCCCCTCGAAGGGGGAGAACGTTATACAACGGAAGACCTGATCGGGCGGATTCGCAACAATCCGCTCCTCACTGGCGTGACATTTTCCGGGGGAGAGCCCCTGATTCAGGCCGTCGCACTGTTGCCATTGGCAAAAATGATCCATGAAGACAACCTGGATCTGGCGATTTATACCGGCTATACCTTTGAAGAGATTCTGAGGGAAAATGATCCCGAGGTTCTTGCACTGCTTTCATTTGCCGATATACTCATTGACGGGCCGTACATCATCAGAAAACGGAATCTCTCCCTGCGCTTTCGCGGATCAGGCAACCAGCGTATCCTGGATGTGCCGAAATCACTCGCTGCAAGGGAAGCGGTATGGACCGATGACAACGACTGGACAGGGGAATAG
- a CDS encoding anaerobic ribonucleoside triphosphate reductase codes for MFHAIQESDSDNQLKKNLKGAEKVFEFIQKRDGRKVPYDIAKIAAAINKALTACNRGSVDESMRLAKGVEQKLGFRFKGNSPSIEDIQDTVETILMDNGYAYVAKKYILYRSERSRVRARNTSLMRIFDELTHKEANLSDIKRDNANIDGDTAMGVMLKYGSEGAKNYYENFVLAPQQAKAHSEGDIHIHDFDFYTLTTTCCQIDIKRLFEGGFSTGHGNLREPNSIQSYAALACIAIQSNQNDQHGGQSIPNFDYGLALGVEKSYKKNYVSNFFKAMKLLAPAVALTKDATREKFEAIEAETRLFPSLAITEAFQAKETEVFSAIVDDAATLSAIQAFAIENAEAETDRDVRQAMEALVHNLNTMHSRAGAQTPFSSINYGTDVSPEGRMIIRNILLATESGLGNGETAIFPINIFKVKEGVNYNPEDPNYDLFRLACKVSAKRLFPNFAFLDAPFNLQYYRAGRPETEAVYMGCRTRVMGNSYDPENEIAFGRGNLSFTSINLPRIALNSKGSIEWFFDELERRMELVAKQLLDRFAIQSSKKVRNFPFLMGQGIWHGSEKLGPNDEVGEVLKHGTLSIGFIGLAETLVALTGKHHGESPESRNLGLEIIGFMNDFLDRKTQETGLNFSLLATPAEGLSGRFVRMDKKKFGVIEGVTDREYYTNGFHVPVYFPIPAFEKIQIEAPYHALTAAGHITYVELDGDASNNAKAFEKVVRAMKEAGVGYGSVNHPVDRDPVCGYNGIINDECPKCGRKEEEHVVKFERIRRITGYLVGTLDRFNNAKRAEESERVKHNI; via the coding sequence ATGTTCCACGCTATTCAAGAGTCCGATTCAGATAATCAGCTGAAAAAAAACCTCAAAGGCGCAGAAAAAGTATTTGAGTTCATCCAGAAACGGGATGGACGAAAGGTGCCATATGACATTGCCAAAATTGCAGCGGCCATCAACAAGGCCTTAACGGCGTGTAACCGGGGAAGTGTGGATGAAAGCATGCGCCTTGCCAAAGGAGTGGAACAGAAACTGGGTTTCAGGTTCAAGGGCAATTCCCCCAGCATTGAAGATATCCAGGATACCGTGGAAACCATCCTGATGGACAATGGCTACGCCTATGTAGCCAAGAAATATATCCTCTACCGTTCTGAACGCAGCCGGGTTCGCGCGCGCAATACCAGCCTCATGCGCATTTTTGACGAACTGACCCACAAGGAAGCCAACCTCTCCGATATCAAGCGTGACAATGCCAATATCGATGGGGACACCGCCATGGGTGTCATGCTCAAGTACGGCTCGGAAGGCGCAAAGAATTATTATGAGAATTTCGTCCTCGCACCGCAGCAGGCCAAGGCCCATTCGGAAGGCGATATCCATATCCATGACTTTGATTTTTATACCCTGACGACCACCTGCTGCCAGATTGATATCAAGAGGTTGTTTGAAGGCGGCTTTTCAACCGGGCACGGCAACCTGAGGGAGCCAAACAGCATCCAGAGCTATGCGGCACTGGCCTGTATTGCCATCCAGTCCAATCAGAACGATCAGCATGGCGGGCAAAGTATTCCTAATTTTGATTATGGCCTGGCGCTGGGCGTGGAAAAGTCCTACAAGAAGAATTATGTTTCCAACTTCTTCAAGGCCATGAAACTGCTGGCGCCGGCGGTTGCCCTGACGAAAGATGCAACCCGGGAAAAATTTGAGGCCATTGAAGCAGAAACGAGGCTTTTCCCGAGTCTCGCAATAACAGAAGCTTTCCAGGCAAAAGAAACAGAAGTCTTTTCCGCCATTGTTGACGATGCAGCCACTCTCTCTGCCATTCAGGCTTTTGCCATCGAAAATGCCGAAGCAGAAACGGATCGTGATGTCCGCCAGGCCATGGAAGCGCTGGTGCACAACCTCAATACCATGCACAGCCGTGCCGGTGCGCAGACACCATTTTCCAGTATCAATTACGGCACAGATGTTTCCCCGGAAGGTCGTATGATTATCCGCAACATCCTGCTGGCAACGGAATCCGGCCTGGGCAATGGTGAAACCGCCATCTTCCCGATCAATATTTTCAAGGTCAAGGAAGGGGTGAACTATAATCCGGAAGATCCGAACTATGATCTTTTCCGGTTGGCCTGCAAGGTAAGCGCCAAGCGCCTCTTCCCGAATTTTGCTTTCCTGGATGCGCCGTTCAACCTGCAGTACTATCGCGCGGGCCGTCCGGAAACCGAGGCGGTGTATATGGGCTGCCGTACCCGTGTCATGGGCAACTCCTATGACCCGGAAAACGAGATCGCTTTTGGCAGGGGTAACCTGAGTTTTACCTCGATCAACCTGCCGCGCATTGCCTTGAACAGCAAAGGCAGTATTGAATGGTTCTTTGATGAGCTGGAACGCAGGATGGAGCTGGTTGCCAAACAGCTTTTAGACCGTTTTGCTATCCAGTCATCCAAAAAAGTCAGAAATTTCCCGTTCCTCATGGGGCAGGGTATCTGGCACGGTTCGGAAAAACTGGGGCCCAATGATGAGGTGGGCGAGGTATTGAAGCACGGTACGCTGTCAATCGGCTTTATCGGCCTGGCAGAAACCCTTGTTGCACTGACAGGCAAGCATCATGGTGAATCTCCCGAGTCACGCAACCTTGGCCTCGAAATCATCGGATTCATGAATGATTTCCTGGACAGGAAGACGCAGGAAACGGGCCTGAATTTCTCTTTGCTGGCGACACCGGCAGAAGGGCTTTCCGGCCGTTTTGTCCGCATGGACAAGAAGAAGTTCGGCGTGATTGAAGGTGTGACGGATCGCGAATACTACACCAACGGTTTTCACGTGCCAGTCTATTTCCCGATCCCGGCCTTTGAGAAGATCCAGATCGAAGCGCCTTACCACGCCCTGACAGCGGCAGGCCATATCACGTATGTTGAACTGGATGGTGATGCCTCCAACAATGCCAAGGCATTTGAAAAAGTGGTGCGCGCCATGAAGGAAGCCGGTGTGGGCTATGGTTCTGTCAACCATCCGGTTGACCGCGATCCGGTCTGCGGTTACAACGGCATCATTAATGATGAATGTCCGAAATGCGGTCGCAAGGAAGAAGAGCATGTCGTGAAATTTGAGCGTATCCGCCGTATTACGGGCTATCTGGTCGGTACACTGGACCGCTTCAATAATGCGAAGCGGGCCGAGGAGTCCGAACGTGTCAAACATAATATCTGA
- a CDS encoding DMT family transporter, with protein MNAVKMIDGRATALMTIICVIWGMQQVAMKAVADVMSPIMQISLRSGIAMLLIWGLMMARGERIRLSDGTWKPGLVAGFLFALEFLLAGEGLRHTTASHMGVFLYTAPIFAALGLQWRLKEERLQRLQWFGIALAFIGVAITFAGRSGSEAGPALMDMIWGDFLGLLGGMAWGATTVVIRTTSLSKASTSQTILYQLAGAFVLLSAATLCLGQQAFISTPLLWSSLFYQIVIVSFISYLVWFWLLHVYLASRLGVLSFMTPLFSIIFGVWLLDEPLEASFMVGAFLVLTGIALVSGYEWIMHKLIQVKKY; from the coding sequence ATGAACGCCGTCAAAATGATTGATGGCCGGGCAACCGCGCTGATGACCATCATCTGCGTTATCTGGGGCATGCAGCAGGTCGCCATGAAAGCGGTGGCAGATGTCATGTCGCCGATCATGCAGATATCGCTTCGCTCAGGGATTGCCATGCTGTTGATCTGGGGGCTGATGATGGCAAGAGGGGAGCGCATCCGGCTGAGCGACGGCACCTGGAAACCGGGGCTTGTTGCGGGTTTCCTGTTTGCGCTGGAGTTTTTGCTGGCCGGCGAGGGGCTAAGGCACACCACGGCTTCTCACATGGGGGTTTTTCTGTATACGGCCCCGATTTTTGCGGCCCTGGGCTTGCAGTGGCGCTTGAAGGAAGAAAGGCTGCAGCGTTTGCAGTGGTTTGGCATTGCGCTGGCTTTCATCGGGGTTGCCATTACATTTGCCGGGCGTTCGGGAAGCGAAGCGGGTCCGGCACTGATGGATATGATCTGGGGAGATTTCCTGGGCCTTCTGGGGGGGATGGCATGGGGCGCAACCACCGTGGTCATCCGCACGACCAGTCTGTCAAAGGCTTCAACAAGTCAGACCATCCTTTACCAGCTTGCCGGTGCTTTTGTGCTGCTGTCCGCCGCAACCCTTTGCCTGGGGCAGCAGGCGTTCATTTCAACGCCTTTATTATGGAGCAGTCTTTTTTACCAGATTGTGATTGTTTCCTTTATCAGCTACCTGGTCTGGTTCTGGCTGCTGCATGTTTACCTGGCTTCCCGGCTGGGAGTCCTGTCATTCATGACCCCGCTTTTTTCCATTATTTTCGGCGTATGGCTTTTAGATGAACCGCTGGAAGCGAGTTTTATGGTCGGTGCATTTCTGGTCCTGACAGGGATTGCCCTGGTCAGCGGGTATGAATGGATCATGCACAAATTGATCCAGGTCAAGAAATATTGA
- a CDS encoding sugar transporter yields the protein MSTSPPDQNEKNTPPVSRQDNPYTLKSHLKAWLPAFSLSLSTFIFVSTEFMPVGLLPDMAAGLERTLPEMGMIMTFYAWTVALMSLPLTIISANLERKKLLLSLLVVFIAGNVLAAIASSFNVLLAARICIALAHSIFWSIVTPLAYRVAPKGKEAQALGLVVAGASLAAVLGVPLGTAIGHSMGWRWAFAAVSIVATVVLVVMYLILPLLPSSNAGSLKSLPTLLKRPPLLMAYLLTMLVVCGHFIAYTYLTPYLRDIGHFSPQLVVVILLVMGGAGVIGSIVLSNTIGRYPVIMFYLPMTLVALSLLTLKVGMVDLLSAYAICFVWGAAMTGVGLVLQSKVLKLAHDATDVATSIYSGIYNVGIGAGALIGGQVYNKYGLGNVGYAGFLFVLIAQALMIALKLSLRKAVAALEAR from the coding sequence ATGAGCACATCCCCACCCGATCAAAACGAAAAAAACACCCCGCCGGTTTCACGCCAGGACAATCCCTACACGCTCAAAAGCCACCTGAAAGCCTGGTTGCCGGCTTTCAGCCTCTCACTTTCCACCTTTATTTTTGTCAGCACCGAATTCATGCCGGTAGGACTTTTGCCGGATATGGCGGCGGGACTGGAAAGAACCCTGCCCGAAATGGGCATGATCATGACGTTTTACGCGTGGACCGTGGCCCTGATGTCACTTCCCCTGACGATCATCAGTGCCAACCTGGAAAGAAAAAAGCTGCTGCTGTCCCTTCTGGTGGTCTTTATTGCCGGTAATGTCCTGGCAGCCATCGCCTCCAGCTTCAATGTGCTTTTGGCTGCCCGGATCTGCATTGCCCTGGCCCATTCGATTTTCTGGTCCATTGTGACCCCCCTGGCCTATCGGGTAGCGCCAAAAGGGAAAGAAGCGCAGGCACTTGGGCTGGTTGTGGCAGGCGCTTCGCTCGCCGCCGTGCTGGGCGTGCCGCTTGGCACTGCCATCGGGCACAGCATGGGATGGCGCTGGGCATTTGCCGCTGTCAGTATCGTCGCCACGGTTGTTCTTGTGGTGATGTACCTGATCCTGCCCTTGCTGCCCAGCAGCAATGCCGGCTCCTTAAAAAGCCTGCCCACCCTGCTGAAACGCCCGCCTTTGCTCATGGCCTACCTGCTGACTATGCTTGTCGTGTGCGGCCACTTCATTGCCTACACCTACCTGACCCCTTATCTGCGAGACATTGGCCATTTCTCCCCGCAGCTTGTCGTTGTCATCCTTTTGGTCATGGGAGGTGCGGGGGTTATCGGCAGTATTGTGCTGAGCAACACCATCGGACGATATCCCGTCATCATGTTTTACCTTCCCATGACGCTGGTCGCCCTTTCGCTTTTAACGCTGAAAGTCGGGATGGTCGACCTGCTTTCCGCCTATGCTATCTGTTTTGTCTGGGGCGCAGCCATGACAGGTGTTGGCCTGGTTCTGCAATCAAAGGTCTTGAAGCTCGCCCATGACGCCACCGATGTGGCCACCTCCATTTATTCCGGTATCTACAATGTGGGCATTGGCGCAGGTGCACTGATCGGCGGGCAGGTATACAATAAGTATGGACTGGGCAATGTCGGCTATGCCGGTTTCCTTTTTGTCCTCATTGCCCAGGCACTGATGATTGCCCTGAAACTCTCGCTCAGAAAAGCGGTTGCCGCACTGGAAGCCAGATAA
- a CDS encoding HAD-IC family P-type ATPase, with product MSTELKLTDYATGLTQAEAEKMLKEFGPNEVVEEKKNVFELLLEKFWGPIPWVLGTVIIISVFQERMADTLIIFGLLIFCALVDFLRDYSIRRTVKTLHGQLQDLVSVLRDSKWVKKPYRDLVSGDVIRLKTGSVVPADVLVIEGLARVNESILTGDVREVIKHPKENIYSGSVITRGWVSAVVGSTGKRMLYHKTIEELISAKKVSLLDEIAVKLEKWPMFTSFFILTIAVIVSWIRGISLFEILPLMLVLLLGSVPLALSAVFSLSMAITSRRLAGSCALVTRLDAPNDAACMDILLLNKTGTLTVNHPNIVRIIPAGAFTDYDVIQYGAMTSDEVNENPIDDAFFKRASEMDLMPLSITPTTFLPFNPQTRKAKATIVTDDVQYRLSKGSFEAVARDCGMGPEELERWRRIVANFARDGFRTIAVAKSDFTGKMELVGLAGLEDVTRTDTAEQISKLVALGIRLKLITGEALPIAQRVARAIGLGSNIIDVTALVKSDNWVELLETCDGVANVYPEDKIWMIKALQERRHIIGFTGDAVTDAPALRQADVGIAIKSATNFAKSAASIVLTRDGLGGIVSAVNGGRNVFECLNAWILSKMGGITFKTGFIILSFLILGDYIITAAATLILMFLSDYVKTALATDHENAPPHPDHWHIRKQAFTGVFMGLILIGEAGGLLYFGWDYFNLDASDGTLNTFSFLLMLFFTVFFVFSVRERGFFWRSRPSWPLFLVFLITLSFGLVISIAGLLGFTAISLNHALLIMAYTFVVTFFINDFIKYLIARE from the coding sequence ATGAGTACCGAGCTGAAACTAACCGATTACGCGACTGGCCTCACGCAGGCAGAAGCAGAAAAAATGCTGAAGGAATTCGGGCCAAACGAAGTCGTTGAAGAAAAGAAAAACGTCTTTGAGCTCCTGCTTGAAAAATTCTGGGGCCCGATTCCCTGGGTGCTGGGCACTGTCATCATCATTTCCGTCTTTCAGGAGCGCATGGCCGATACCCTCATCATTTTTGGCCTGCTGATCTTTTGCGCGCTCGTTGACTTCCTGCGGGATTACAGCATCAGAAGAACCGTAAAGACGCTTCATGGCCAACTGCAGGATCTGGTTTCTGTCCTGCGCGACAGCAAATGGGTCAAAAAGCCGTACCGGGACCTGGTTTCGGGAGATGTTATCCGCCTGAAAACCGGATCAGTCGTTCCTGCGGATGTCCTGGTTATTGAAGGACTGGCGCGCGTCAATGAATCCATATTGACCGGGGATGTACGCGAGGTCATCAAGCACCCCAAGGAGAATATTTACTCAGGTTCTGTCATCACCCGTGGCTGGGTGTCTGCCGTAGTGGGGAGCACCGGGAAAAGAATGCTTTACCACAAGACTATCGAAGAGCTTATCTCGGCGAAAAAAGTCTCCCTGCTGGATGAAATCGCAGTGAAACTCGAAAAATGGCCCATGTTTACGTCGTTTTTCATCTTGACGATCGCCGTCATCGTTTCCTGGATACGGGGGATCAGTCTGTTTGAGATACTCCCCCTGATGCTGGTGCTCCTTTTGGGCTCCGTCCCGCTTGCCCTGTCAGCGGTTTTTTCGCTCAGCATGGCCATTACTTCCCGCCGCCTTGCCGGCAGCTGCGCCCTTGTTACCCGGCTCGATGCCCCGAATGATGCCGCCTGCATGGATATCCTGCTGCTGAACAAGACCGGCACCCTTACCGTCAACCACCCGAACATTGTCAGGATCATACCGGCAGGCGCATTCACGGATTATGACGTCATCCAGTATGGCGCCATGACATCAGACGAAGTCAATGAAAACCCGATTGACGATGCCTTTTTCAAAAGAGCGAGCGAAATGGACCTGATGCCGCTATCCATTACGCCGACGACTTTCCTTCCCTTCAACCCCCAGACCCGCAAGGCAAAAGCCACCATCGTTACCGATGACGTGCAGTATCGCCTCTCCAAAGGCTCATTTGAAGCCGTCGCCAGGGATTGCGGCATGGGCCCGGAAGAACTCGAAAGGTGGAGAAGGATCGTCGCGAATTTTGCCCGGGACGGATTCAGGACCATTGCCGTTGCCAAATCGGATTTCACCGGAAAAATGGAGCTGGTGGGCCTGGCCGGGCTGGAGGACGTCACCCGCACGGATACGGCAGAGCAGATATCAAAACTTGTCGCACTGGGAATCAGGCTCAAGCTGATCACCGGTGAAGCGCTGCCGATTGCGCAGCGGGTGGCACGGGCCATCGGGCTGGGCAGTAACATCATCGATGTGACAGCGCTGGTCAAAAGCGACAATTGGGTGGAACTGCTTGAAACGTGTGATGGGGTCGCCAATGTCTACCCCGAGGACAAGATCTGGATGATCAAGGCCCTCCAGGAAAGAAGACACATTATCGGGTTTACAGGAGATGCCGTAACGGATGCTCCTGCACTCAGGCAGGCAGATGTCGGCATCGCGATAAAAAGCGCCACCAACTTTGCCAAAAGCGCCGCCAGCATTGTCCTGACAAGAGACGGGCTGGGAGGAATTGTCAGTGCAGTCAATGGCGGGCGCAATGTATTCGAGTGCCTCAATGCGTGGATCCTGTCCAAAATGGGGGGGATCACCTTCAAGACCGGATTCATTATCCTGAGCTTCCTTATTCTTGGCGACTACATCATTACCGCAGCGGCAACCCTCATTCTCATGTTTCTCTCGGATTACGTCAAAACGGCACTGGCAACAGACCATGAAAATGCGCCGCCTCACCCTGACCATTGGCATATCAGAAAACAGGCTTTCACGGGTGTCTTTATGGGTCTTATCCTCATCGGCGAAGCGGGTGGCCTGCTTTATTTCGGGTGGGATTATTTCAATCTGGACGCTTCTGACGGCACACTCAATACCTTCTCTTTTCTGCTGATGCTCTTTTTCACGGTTTTTTTCGTTTTCAGCGTCCGCGAAAGAGGATTTTTCTGGCGTTCCCGCCCCAGCTGGCCACTTTTCCTGGTCTTCCTGATCACGCTTTCCTTTGGCCTGGTCATCTCGATTGCCGGGCTGCTCGGGTTTACGGCCATTTCCCTGAACCATGCGCTGCTGATCATGGCCTATACCTTTGTCGTCACCTTTTTTATCAATGATTTTATAAAGTACCTCATCGCCAGGGAATAA